Proteins found in one Gordonia sp. PDNC005 genomic segment:
- a CDS encoding SGNH/GDSL hydrolase family protein — translation MTYLRYAALGDSFTEGVGDVDPTLPNGVRGWADRVAAVLHAAQPQARYVNLAIRGRKLVPIVEEQVDVAIELGPDLVTIHAGGNDLLRPSVDINALAAVYNDAVGRLVSSGATVVLFTPHDPGAAAGFRALRGRFAILAEAMREIADRHGAVLVDYWRLRDYDDVRLWSFDRLHMSAAGHQRMAIAVLDALGVDHDLQALELAPLPELSAAEQTRAALTWVTGFAGPWLGRRLRGVSSGDTLAPKYPEWSVPPA, via the coding sequence GTGACTTATCTGCGATATGCGGCGCTCGGCGACTCCTTCACCGAAGGTGTCGGAGACGTCGATCCGACCCTTCCGAACGGTGTCCGCGGGTGGGCGGACCGTGTTGCCGCAGTGCTGCACGCGGCCCAACCGCAGGCGCGGTACGTGAATCTGGCGATCCGCGGTCGTAAGCTCGTGCCGATCGTCGAGGAGCAGGTCGACGTCGCGATCGAGCTGGGGCCGGATCTGGTCACGATTCATGCGGGCGGCAACGACCTGCTGCGCCCGTCGGTCGACATCAACGCGCTTGCCGCGGTCTACAACGACGCGGTCGGCCGCCTGGTGTCCTCCGGCGCGACCGTTGTGCTGTTCACGCCGCACGATCCGGGTGCGGCCGCCGGATTTCGGGCTCTGCGCGGACGGTTCGCGATTCTCGCCGAAGCGATGCGGGAGATCGCCGATCGCCACGGTGCTGTACTCGTCGACTATTGGCGGCTCCGGGACTACGACGACGTTCGTCTGTGGAGCTTCGACCGTCTGCACATGTCGGCTGCTGGTCACCAGCGGATGGCCATCGCGGTACTCGACGCGCTCGGTGTGGACCACGATCTCCAGGCGCTCGAACTGGCACCGCTGCCAGAACTGAGTGCCGCCGAGCAGACGCGCGCGGCCCTGACCTGGGTCACCGGCTTCGCCGGACCATGGCTGGGTCGTCGCCTCCGTGGCGTGTCCAGTGGCGACACCCTCGCCCCGAAGTACCCGGAGTGGTCGGTTCCGCCTGCCTGA
- a CDS encoding DNA polymerase IV, protein MTAERSSRWVFHIDMDAFFASVEQLTRPTLAGRPVLVGGSGGRGVVAGASYEARVFGARSAMPMHQARRLVGPSAVVLPPRIDVYRVVSARVFGIVREFAPVIETLSFDEAFGEPAELQGASVDEAAELARRMRTAIREATGLAASVGFGTGKQIAKIASGLAKPDGLRVIEPSRQLEFLQELPVRKLWGIGPVSGDRLARLGVETIGDLAAMSDTEVASVLGGTVGPALHQLAKGIDHRPVAERASAKQISAESTFATDIIDIVGLRAAVLAAAADAHRRLIDDGRGARTVVVKLRRSDMSVLTRSSTLHAATTDLDVLTNAALKVMLDPLEIGPIRLVGVGYAGLSDVRQDSLFPELDIDPAAGADPVDVPRGVQIPREQEGDDDLPTGTDVRHPDHGHGWVQGGGHGFVTVRFETRETGPGRTRNFRLAASGLTRADPLDSLGWDQEGDDAAKKSETL, encoded by the coding sequence GTGACCGCAGAACGCAGCTCGCGGTGGGTGTTCCACATCGACATGGACGCGTTCTTCGCCTCGGTGGAACAACTGACTCGGCCGACGCTCGCAGGACGTCCGGTGTTGGTCGGCGGCAGTGGCGGACGCGGTGTCGTCGCAGGCGCCAGCTACGAGGCCCGTGTGTTCGGTGCGCGGTCCGCGATGCCGATGCATCAGGCCCGACGTCTTGTCGGGCCGTCCGCGGTGGTCCTGCCGCCGCGCATCGACGTGTATCGCGTCGTCAGCGCGCGAGTGTTCGGCATCGTCCGAGAGTTCGCGCCGGTCATCGAGACACTGTCGTTCGACGAGGCGTTCGGGGAGCCGGCGGAGTTGCAGGGCGCCAGCGTCGACGAAGCCGCAGAGCTCGCGCGCCGCATGCGGACCGCGATTCGCGAGGCGACAGGACTGGCGGCCTCGGTGGGGTTCGGGACCGGAAAGCAGATCGCGAAGATCGCGTCCGGTTTGGCGAAACCCGACGGGCTTCGTGTGATCGAACCGAGCCGGCAACTCGAGTTCCTCCAGGAACTCCCGGTCCGCAAACTGTGGGGGATCGGGCCGGTGTCCGGCGATCGACTCGCCCGCCTCGGTGTGGAGACGATCGGAGACCTCGCGGCGATGTCCGATACCGAAGTCGCCTCCGTGCTCGGCGGCACCGTCGGGCCCGCCCTGCATCAACTCGCGAAGGGCATCGACCATCGACCGGTGGCCGAACGCGCCAGCGCGAAGCAGATCAGTGCGGAGTCGACCTTCGCCACGGACATCATCGACATCGTCGGCCTGCGCGCTGCAGTGCTGGCTGCCGCGGCCGACGCGCATCGCAGGTTGATCGACGACGGTCGTGGCGCGCGAACGGTTGTGGTGAAACTTCGGCGGAGTGACATGTCGGTGCTGACCCGCTCGTCAACCTTGCACGCCGCGACAACCGACCTGGACGTTCTCACGAACGCGGCGTTGAAGGTGATGCTGGATCCGTTGGAGATCGGCCCGATCCGGCTCGTGGGAGTCGGCTACGCGGGGTTGTCCGACGTCCGACAGGACTCGCTGTTCCCGGAACTCGACATCGACCCGGCAGCTGGTGCCGACCCGGTGGACGTACCGCGAGGTGTGCAGATTCCCCGGGAGCAGGAGGGAGACGACGATCTGCCGACCGGCACCGATGTCCGACACCCCGACCACGGGCACGGCTGGGTACAAGGCGGTGGACACGGGTTCGTGACGGTGCGCTTCGAGACACGCGAGACCGGTCCCGGGCGCACCCGGAACTTCCGTCTGGCTGCATCCGGCCTGACCAGGGCCGATCCGCTCGACAGTCTCGGGTGGGATCAGGAGGGCGACGACGCCGCGAAGAAGTCGGAGACCCTTTGA